ACCCTCGGCGACGGTCTGCCCGCCGTCGGTGACGGCGACCTCGAACACCAGCCGACGCCGGTCGATCGTGGCCAGCCGGGCCTGCGCCGACACCGTACGACCCACCGGGGTCGCGGCCCGGTGCTCCAGCTCCACCCGGGTGCCCACGGTGGTCGACCCGGCGGGCAGGTGGCGGGCGGTGGCCGCCACGGTCGCCGCCTCGGCCAGCGCGAGCACCCGCGGGGTGCCGAGCACCGGCACGTCGCCGGAGCCGATCGCCTGGGCGGTGTCGGCGTCGGTGACGGTCAACTCGACCCGGGCGGCCAGGCCCGGCGTCAGGGCGTGATCCGGCTGCTCCTGCATGGCCACAGCGTAGGTGTTCGCCGGGACCGGGGCGACGCGGCCGGTCAGATGCGCATCCTCCTGCGTGGGGCGGCGCGTGGCCCGCCGTTAACCTTGTCCTAACCTTGTCCGCGATGCCTGCCGTGACCGACCCCCAGCCCCCGGCCCCGACCGAGCCACCCGCCCCGCTCGACGGCGGGCGTCGCCGTGTGATCGCGATGTCGGTCTGGAGCGTCGCCTTCGTGGCGGGCTGGCTCGTCATCGGCCTGCCCACCGACCCGGTGTACGCGTTCTTCTGGATCTGGGCCGGGACCATAGCCTGGAACTCCGCCCGCCCGTGGCGCAGCCACCTGCGCTTCGCCCGGGACTGGGTGCCGGTGGTGTTGCTGCTGGTCGCGTACAACCTCTCCCGCGGCTTCGCCTACCACGACGGGACGGTTCCGCACGCGTACGAGTTGATCCTGGCGGACCGGCTGATGTTCGGCTGGGCCATGGACGGGCAGGTGCCGACCGTCTGGTTGCAGCAGCACCTGTACCAGCCCGAGGTGCGGTGGTGGGACGTCCTCGTCAGCTGGGTGTACTTCTCGCACTTCGTGGCGGCGCTGGCCGCCGCCGCGGTGCTCTGGATGCGCGAGCGCAGCCGGTGGGCGGCGTTCATGCGCCGGTGGTTCTTCCTCTGCGCCACCGGCCTGGTCACCTACTACCTCTACCCGGCCGCGCCGCCCTGGTGGGCGGCGCAGAACGGCCTGCTGGAGGAGGTCGCCCGGATCTCCACCCGGGGGTGGCGGGCGTTCGGCATGCACGGCGCCGGGAACCTGCTCAACGCCGGTCAGCTGGCCTCGAACCCGGTGGCCGCGATGCCGTCGCTGCACACCGCGTTCGCGCTCTTCGTGGTGCTGTTCTTCCTGCGCGGGATCCGGCGTCGCTGGTGGCCGCTGCTGCTGGCCTACCCGCTGGCGATGACCTTCACGCTGGTCTACAGCGGCGAGCACTACGTGATCGACGTGCTGGTCGGCTGGGCGTACGTCGGGAT
This is a stretch of genomic DNA from Micromonospora sp. WMMD1082. It encodes these proteins:
- a CDS encoding hotdog domain-containing protein → MQEQPDHALTPGLAARVELTVTDADTAQAIGSGDVPVLGTPRVLALAEAATVAATARHLPAGSTTVGTRVELEHRAATPVGRTVSAQARLATIDRRRLVFEVAVTDGGQTVAEGRVERVLVDRHRFVERAGAPS
- a CDS encoding phosphatase PAP2 family protein; this encodes MPAVTDPQPPAPTEPPAPLDGGRRRVIAMSVWSVAFVAGWLVIGLPTDPVYAFFWIWAGTIAWNSARPWRSHLRFARDWVPVVLLLVAYNLSRGFAYHDGTVPHAYELILADRLMFGWAMDGQVPTVWLQQHLYQPEVRWWDVLVSWVYFSHFVAALAAAAVLWMRERSRWAAFMRRWFFLCATGLVTYYLYPAAPPWWAAQNGLLEEVARISTRGWRAFGMHGAGNLLNAGQLASNPVAAMPSLHTAFALFVVLFFLRGIRRRWWPLLLAYPLAMTFTLVYSGEHYVIDVLVGWAYVGMTFLAVGLAERWWARRRARRAPADPPAGAAATPAEPPAVPATR